The following are encoded together in the Populus trichocarpa isolate Nisqually-1 chromosome 5, P.trichocarpa_v4.1, whole genome shotgun sequence genome:
- the LOC18098508 gene encoding ADP-ribosylation factor isoform X4, with the protein MGLSFTKLFSRLFAKKEMRILMVGLDAAGKTTILYKLKLGEIVTTIPTIGFNVETVEYKNISFTVWDVGGQDKIRPLWRHYFQNTQGLIFVVDSNDRDRVVEARDELHRMLNEDELRDAVLLVFANKQDLPNAMNAAEITDKLGLHSLRQRHWYIQSTCATSGEGLYEGLDWLSNNIASKA; encoded by the exons ATGGGGCTTTCATTCACCAAGCTTTTTAGCCGTCTTTTTGCCAAGAAAGAAATGAGAATTCTCATGGTGGGTCTTGATGCTGCTGGTAAGACCACCATCTTGTACAAGCTCAAGCTTGGGGAGATTGTCACCACTATCCCTACAATTG GGTTCAATGTGGAGACTGTAGAATACAAGAACATAAGCTTCACTGTCTGGGATGTTGGTGGTCAGGACAAG ATTCGACCATTGTGGAGACATTATTTCCAAAACACTCAAGGGCTCATCTTTGTGGTTGATAGCAATGATCGTGACCGTGTGGTTGAAGCTAGGGATGAGCTGCATCGGATGTTGAATGAG GATGAATTGAGGGATGCTGTGCTACTTGTGTTTGCTAACAAGCAAGATCTTCCAAATGCTATGAATGCTGCTGAAATTACGGATAAACTTGGTCTTCATTCGCTTCGTCAACGCCACTG GTATATCCAGAGCACTTGTGCCACTTCTGGTGAAGGTCTTTACGAAGGACTAGACTGGCTTTCCAACAACATTGCTAGCAAG GCTTAA
- the LOC18098508 gene encoding ADP-ribosylation factor isoform X3, translating to MGLSFTKLFSRLFAKKEMRILMVGLDAAGKTTILYKLKLGEIVTTIPTIGFNVETVEYKNISFTVWDVGGQDKIRPLWRHYFQNTQGLIFVVDSNDRDRVVEARDELHRMLNEDELRDAVLLVFANKQDLPNAMNAAEITDKLGLHSLRQRHWYIQSTCATSGEGLYEGLDWLSNNIASKA from the exons ATGGGGCTCTCATTCACCAAGCTTTTTAGCCGTCTGTTTGCCAAGAAAGAAATGAGAATTCTCATGGTGGGTCTTGATGCTGCTGGTAAGACCACCATCTTGTACAAGCTCAAGCTCGGAGAGATTGTCACCACTATTCCAACAATTG GGTTTAATGTGGAGACCGTGGAATACAAGAACATAAGCTTCACTGTCTGGGATGTTGGTGGCCAGGACAAG ATTCGACCTTTGTGGAGACATTATTTCCAAAACACTCAAGGGCTCATCTTTGTGGTTGATAGCAATGATCGTGACCGTGTTGTTGAAGCTAGGGATGAGCTGCACAGGATGTTGAACGAG GATGAATTGAGGGATGCTGTGCTACTTGTTTTTGCAAACAAGCAAGATCTTCCAAATGCTATGAATGCTGCTGAAATCACAGATAAGCTTGGTCTTCATTCTCTTCGTCAACGCCACTG GTATATCCAGAGCACTTGTGCCACTTCTGGTGAAGGTCTTTACGAAGGACTAGACTGGCTTTCCAACAACATTGCTAGCAAG GCTTAA
- the LOC18098508 gene encoding ADP-ribosylation factor isoform X2, translating to MGLSFTKLFSRLFAKKEMRILMVGLDAAGKTTILYKLKLGEIVTTIPTIGFNVETVEYKNISFTVWDVGGQDKIRPLWRHYFQNTQGLIFVVDSNDRDRVVEARDELHRMLNEDELRDAVLLVFANKQDLPNAMNAAEITDKLGLHSLRQRHWYIQSTCATSGEGLYEGLDWLSNNIANKA from the exons ATGGGGCTTTCATTCACCAAGCTTTTTAGCCGTCTTTTTGCCAAGAAAGAAATGAGAATTCTCATGGTGGGTCTTGATGCTGCTGGTAAGACCACCATCTTGTACAAGCTCAAGCTTGGGGAGATTGTCACCACTATCCCTACAATTG GGTTCAATGTGGAGACTGTAGAATACAAGAACATAAGCTTCACTGTCTGGGATGTTGGTGGTCAGGACAAG ATTCGACCATTGTGGAGACATTATTTCCAAAACACTCAAGGGCTCATCTTTGTGGTTGATAGCAATGATCGTGACCGTGTGGTTGAAGCTAGGGATGAGCTGCATCGGATGTTGAATGAG GATGAATTGAGGGATGCTGTGCTACTTGTGTTTGCTAACAAGCAAGATCTTCCAAATGCTATGAATGCTGCTGAAATTACGGATAAACTTGGTCTTCATTCGCTTCGTCAACGCCACTG GTATATCCAGAGCACCTGTGCCACTTCTGGTGAAGGCCTCTATGAGGGACTTGACTGGCTATCTAACAACATTGCTAACAAG GCTTAA
- the LOC18098508 gene encoding ADP-ribosylation factor isoform X1 translates to MGLSFTKLFSRLFAKKEMRILMVGLDAAGKTTILYKLKLGEIVTTIPTIGFNVETVEYKNISFTVWDVGGQDKIRPLWRHYFQNTQGLIFVVDSNDRDRVVEARDELHRMLNEDELRDAVLLVFANKQDLPNAMNAAEITDKLGLHSLRQRHWYIQSTCATSGEGLYEGLDWLSNNIANKVWS, encoded by the exons ATGGGGCTTTCATTCACCAAGCTTTTTAGCCGTCTTTTTGCCAAGAAAGAAATGAGAATTCTCATGGTGGGTCTTGATGCTGCTGGTAAGACCACCATCTTGTACAAGCTCAAGCTTGGGGAGATTGTCACCACTATCCCTACAATTG GGTTCAATGTGGAGACTGTAGAATACAAGAACATAAGCTTCACTGTCTGGGATGTTGGTGGTCAGGACAAG ATTCGACCATTGTGGAGACATTATTTCCAAAACACTCAAGGGCTCATCTTTGTGGTTGATAGCAATGATCGTGACCGTGTGGTTGAAGCTAGGGATGAGCTGCATCGGATGTTGAATGAG GATGAATTGAGGGATGCTGTGCTACTTGTGTTTGCTAACAAGCAAGATCTTCCAAATGCTATGAATGCTGCTGAAATTACGGATAAACTTGGTCTTCATTCGCTTCGTCAACGCCACTG GTATATCCAGAGCACCTGTGCCACTTCTGGTGAAGGCCTCTATGAGGGACTTGACTGGCTATCTAACAACATTGCTAACAAGGTATGGTCATAA
- the LOC112327481 gene encoding UPF0481 protein At3g47200 has protein sequence MGEIRSPYFSLAQYYYGDNPDIHSPYFSYGGEDYHGDNAEIHPPYSSAGDYHGDNAEIHQTYYSAGDYAEIHPPYSSAGDYFGDNAEIHSPYSSAADYLADNTEIHSEALFHQDIYGNSYNAQQFVKHEKVLRPVRVALKYEQESDVCIYRVGDHQSKKAMYSPQQISIGPFHHGNRNLRFMERKKYEYYEQFWEDRVSKERERKGAEDEFWDALEEDKNKIHQCYEDGSRRIKISQRFLGLILYDAVFILELFLKYREGREKYIKDSILKETWLRAAIRRDLILLENQLPFFILEKLYKLLPENIKRENTEFKTLACFYFERHFPKKSSSAETTPLHFTDLVRSLLSFTGNGKPVEQIKSFHSATRLRQAGVKFKVPREQDHCLLDVDFRRLRKEFHIPQLQIHGDTESLFRNLMALEKRLYPGQEYICHYINLLSILVVKPKDAKLLMENKIVTYCKDEVAVRDLICSLASSSTTDLHSCYHDIFSAVDDYYKSSWAKNPAYFIEEFFGNFWKGVGTVCAAILLILTLVQTICAILGLR, from the coding sequence ATGGGAGAAATTCGTTCACCATATTTTTCACTTGCCCAATATTACTATggagataatcctgatattcatTCACCGTACTTTTCATATGGCGGAGAGGACTATCATGGAGATAATGCCGAAATTCATCCACCTTATTCTTCCGCCGGAGACTATCATGGAGATAATGCCGAAATCCATCAAACATATTATTCAGCCGGAGACTATGCCGAAATTCATCCACCATATTCTTCAGCCGGAGACTACTTTGGAGATAATGCTGAAATTCATTCACCATATTCTTCAGCCGCAGACTACCTTGCAGATAATACTGAAATTCATTCTGAAGCATTGTTTCATCAAGATATTTATGGAAATTCATACAATGCACAACAATTTGTTAAGCATGAAAAAGTACTCCGTCCTGTTAGAGTAGCATTGAAATATGAACAAGAGAGTGATGTGTGCATCTACAGAGTTGGCGATCACCAATCAAAAAAAGCCATGTACAGTCCTCAACAAATTTCTATAGGCCCTTTTCACCACGGCAACAGAAATCTGCGTTTCATGGAAAGGAAAAAGTATGAATACTATGAACAGTTCTGGGAAGACAGGGTGTCAAAGGAAAGGGAACGGAAAGGGGCTGAGGACGAGTTTTGGGATGCCctggaagaagataaaaataagatCCACCAATGTTATGAAGATGGTTCCCGTAGAATTAAAATTTCTCAACGCTTTCTGGGTCTGATTCTGTACGATGCTGTATTCATCTTGGAGCTATTCCTCAAGTACAGAGAAGGTAGAGAGAAGTATATAAAAGATTCTATATTGAAAGAAACATGGTTGAGGGCGGCGATTCGACGGGACTTGATTTTGCTTGAAAATCAGCTTCCGTTCTTTATTCTTGAGAAATTATATAAACTTCTTccagaaaacattaaaagagaAAACACGGAATTTAAAACTCTTGCTTGTTTCTATTTTGAACgccactttccaaaaaaatccTCTTCTGCAGAAACAACGCCATTGCATTTCACTGATTTGGTAAGATCTTTACTATCCTTCACTGGAAATGGCAAGCCTGTGGAACAAATCAAAAGCTTTCACAGTGCAACCAGGCTCCGCCAAGCAGGAGTTAAGTTTAAGGTTCCACGAGAACAAGATCACTGCTTACTTGATGTAGATTTCCGTAGATTGAGAAAAGAGTTTCACATACCACAGCTTCAGATACACGGCGACACTGAAAGTCTCTTCAGAAACCTTATGGCCTTGGAGAAGCGTCTTTATCCAGGACAAGAGTACATCTGCCATTACATCAACCTGTTGAGTATTCTTGTCGTCAAACCTAAAGACGCGAAACTcctaatggaaaataaaattgtaacttATTGCAAAGACGAAGTTGCAGTGAGGGACCTGATTTGCAGTCTTGCATCATCAAGCACGACTGATCTCCATTCCTGTTATCACGACATCTTTTCGGCGGTGGATGATTATTATAAAAGCTCCTGGGCCAAAAACCCCGCATACTTTATAGAGGAGTTTTTCGGGAATTTTTGGAAAGGTGTTGGAACGGTTTGTGCAGCTATCCTCCTCATCCTCACTTTGGTACAAACAATTTGTGCGATCCTTGGCCTGCGCTAG
- the LOC127905349 gene encoding uncharacterized protein LOC127905349, with amino-acid sequence MIRELPESIRKLKYLEILDLKGSPVSSLPAGITQLTCLCQLRNYRHSFQSSSFFPDTHGMRVPSRIGRLTNLQTLGSVEVNEDYELVRELGKLTQLRRLGILAKRRAGNGSLLYFGQALQKLPSLVVLELCQAYAGEEPCCDPSGFSKLKRLGLHELERLRRIRIAKGSVPGLERLDITACTVLETVPDGIENLKNIGDLVLWYMPSTFIKTIERNRGEDFWRVQHITTITRIYESQGRRVSETLL; translated from the exons ATGATAAGGGAGCTTCCAGAGTCCATAAGGAAGCTCAAGTACTTGGAAATACTTGATTTGAAAGGGAGTCCTGTGTCTTCTTTGCCTGCTGGGATCACTCAATTGACATGTCTTTGCCAGCTCCGTAACTATCGACACAGTTTCCAGTCATCATCGTTCTTCCCTGACACTCATGGAATGAGAGTTCCATCAAGAATAGGAAGATTGACTAACCTGCAGACATTGGGAAGCGTTGAAGTGAATGAAGATTATGAGTTAGTCAGGGAGTTGGGAAAGCTAACTCAGTTGAGAAGGCTGGGCATTTTAGCTAAGAGAAGAGCAGGGAATGGATCTCTGTTATACTTTGGACAG GCCCTCCAGAAATTGCCTAGTTTGGTGGTGCTTGAACTCTGTCAAGCTTATGCAGGGGAAGAACCGTGTTGTGATCCTAGTGGATTTTCAAAGCTGAAGAGGCTAGGTCTCCATGAACTGGAGAGATTGCGGCGCATCAGAATAGCAAAGGGATCAGTGCCTGGGTTAGAGAGGCTAGACATCACAGCATGCACGGTGCTAGAAACTGTGCCGGATGGGATTGAAAACCTGAAAAATATAGGAGACCTGGTTCTGTGGTATATGCCTTCAACATTCATCAAGACAATAGAGAGGAACCGCGGTGAAGATTTCTGGAGAGTTCAACATATCACAACAATCACCCGTATCTACGAGAGCCAGGGGAGACGGGTCTCTGAAACTCTTCTGTAA